The proteins below come from a single Saccharopolyspora sp. SCSIO 74807 genomic window:
- a CDS encoding polyprenyl synthetase family protein, which translates to MARPDLAETSEQPPMVPLELLRRDVDTVLERFMGSCSARAPDPGLPPLIEVVRDFQAGGKRLRPLFCCAGFAAAGGDPRSEVVLGVAAALELFHSFALIHDDVMDGSDQRRGKPTVHRRFGAQVPEQRGAPGASGAAPAPVDAGFGVNVAILLGDACLVWSDELLHSAGIPQQRWADVRPFVQAMRTELIAGQYLDLAGEGALDPLDQAWRVIRHKTAAYTVARPMQIGAALAGADRELLARCAEFGFLLGTAFQLRDDLLGVFGDPAVTGKSRLDDLRAGKPTVLIGLTWRRATEQQRRTIRRLHGAPGLDEEGAAQLRGIIDETGAHRAVRELIEQRTAEALGVLGRMPVRRPVRESLAELAGQATRRQR; encoded by the coding sequence ATGGCTCGACCCGACCTGGCGGAAACCTCCGAACAACCCCCGATGGTCCCGCTGGAGCTCCTGCGCCGGGACGTGGACACCGTGCTGGAGCGGTTCATGGGCTCCTGCTCGGCACGCGCCCCCGATCCCGGCCTGCCGCCGCTGATCGAGGTCGTCCGGGACTTCCAGGCGGGCGGCAAACGGCTGCGCCCGCTGTTCTGCTGCGCCGGATTCGCCGCAGCGGGCGGGGATCCGCGCAGCGAGGTGGTGCTCGGCGTGGCAGCGGCGCTGGAGCTGTTCCACTCCTTCGCGTTGATCCACGACGACGTGATGGACGGTTCCGACCAGCGGCGCGGCAAACCGACCGTGCACCGCCGGTTCGGGGCGCAGGTGCCGGAGCAGCGTGGTGCACCGGGAGCTTCCGGCGCGGCACCGGCTCCGGTCGATGCCGGGTTCGGCGTCAACGTGGCGATCCTGCTCGGCGACGCGTGCCTGGTGTGGTCCGACGAGCTGTTGCACAGCGCGGGGATCCCGCAGCAGCGGTGGGCGGACGTGCGGCCGTTCGTGCAGGCCATGCGCACCGAACTCATCGCGGGGCAGTACCTGGACCTGGCGGGCGAGGGCGCGCTGGACCCGCTGGACCAGGCGTGGCGGGTGATCCGGCACAAGACCGCGGCCTACACCGTGGCCCGGCCGATGCAGATCGGCGCCGCGCTCGCCGGTGCGGACCGCGAGCTGCTGGCCCGCTGCGCGGAGTTCGGCTTCCTGCTCGGCACGGCGTTCCAGCTGCGCGACGACCTGCTCGGAGTGTTCGGCGACCCGGCCGTGACCGGGAAATCCAGGCTGGACGACTTGCGCGCGGGAAAGCCGACGGTGCTCATCGGACTCACGTGGCGGCGCGCCACCGAGCAGCAGCGCCGCACGATCCGGCGGCTGCACGGTGCGCCCGGGCTCGACGAGGAAGGGGCGGCGCAACTGCGCGGCATCATCGACGAAACCGGGGCGCACCGGGCGGTTCGCGAGCTGATCGAGCAGCGCACGGCCGAAGCGCTGGGTGTGCTCGGGCGAA